One genomic region from Candidatus Defluviilinea gracilis encodes:
- a CDS encoding AbrB/MazE/SpoVT family DNA-binding domain-containing protein — protein sequence MTTVQMRGKGTITLPASLRKKYKLEDGELFTIIDLGEGSILIKPTVSQVNKLGDKIAKQLKEDNVSLDDLLEALDEERHQYYLEHYAEK from the coding sequence ATGACAACTGTTCAAATGCGTGGAAAAGGGACGATCACTCTTCCTGCCAGTTTGCGCAAGAAATACAAGTTGGAAGATGGCGAGTTGTTCACCATTATTGATTTAGGCGAAGGATCAATTCTTATTAAGCCTACGGTTTCGCAAGTCAATAAATTGGGTGACAAGATCGCAAAGCAACTCAAGGAGGATAATGTTAGCCTCGATGACTTGTTGGAAGCCCTCGACGAAGAGCGTCACCAATACTATCTGGAACACTATGCCGAGAAGTAG
- a CDS encoding nuclear transport factor 2 family protein yields MNEDNFNSQEDMIRQFEERERQAVLQQDLPALKLLWSEELIVNNPQNQISTNRDDVLILVKRGLIRYAVFERRIESVRFHTDIAIVMGAETVEPIGDAPHAGEFVERRFTNIWRRQDATWQMIARHANVIAR; encoded by the coding sequence ATGAATGAAGATAACTTCAATAGCCAAGAAGACATGATTCGCCAGTTCGAAGAACGAGAGCGCCAAGCAGTCCTTCAACAAGACTTACCCGCACTCAAGCTCTTGTGGTCGGAAGAATTGATCGTCAATAATCCTCAGAATCAAATTTCGACTAACCGAGACGATGTTTTGATACTAGTCAAACGTGGATTGATCCGCTATGCAGTGTTCGAACGGCGAATTGAGTCTGTCCGGTTTCACACTGACATTGCCATTGTCATGGGTGCTGAGACTGTCGAGCCAATTGGGGATGCACCGCATGCCGGCGAATTTGTAGAGCGGCGGTTTACTAATATTTGGAGAAGGCAAGATGCCACCTGGCAGATGATTGCGCGACATGCCAATGTCATCGCCCGCTAA
- a CDS encoding DUF4129 domain-containing protein: MSSNKILIAALAFVALAALTILASGLGGMDFRAGQQFGTGTANGIRAAAIEAISNMQAVPFQTQLLVLILLVILFALIGLLLSPEMRKRLLNAVIRAALTIWLLSMIFTRYPNILSQLGLNLSALNAESSETATGAAAPEFTPPQSASWWAYVLSFGLLLLVLFIAWKAYSFWKELNAPSSDLAKGRIAKIARASILDLSAGRESADVILNCYYRMSDAVSHRKNLNRNASMTPSEFAARLEAEGIPSDAVRALTRLFESVRYGGQRSNPNMVSEAVACLTSILQHCGEPV; the protein is encoded by the coding sequence TTGTCATCCAACAAAATCCTGATCGCCGCCCTGGCGTTCGTTGCCCTCGCGGCATTGACGATCCTCGCCTCCGGGCTGGGCGGCATGGACTTTCGAGCGGGGCAACAATTCGGCACCGGAACGGCAAACGGTATTCGCGCCGCCGCCATCGAAGCCATCAGCAACATGCAGGCTGTCCCCTTCCAAACTCAATTGCTCGTCTTGATCTTGCTTGTTATCCTGTTCGCGCTGATCGGCTTGCTGCTCTCTCCCGAAATGCGCAAACGCCTGCTCAATGCCGTCATTCGGGCGGCGCTCACGATCTGGCTGTTATCCATGATCTTCACACGCTACCCAAACATCCTCAGCCAGTTAGGGCTTAACCTTTCCGCATTGAATGCTGAGTCGAGCGAGACAGCGACCGGAGCGGCGGCTCCAGAATTCACGCCGCCTCAGTCTGCTTCGTGGTGGGCGTACGTGTTGAGTTTCGGGCTTCTCCTTTTGGTTCTCTTCATCGCATGGAAAGCGTATTCTTTCTGGAAGGAACTCAACGCGCCGTCGTCCGATCTTGCAAAAGGACGGATCGCAAAGATCGCCCGCGCCTCGATCCTGGATTTATCCGCCGGCAGAGAATCGGCGGATGTGATCCTCAACTGCTACTATCGGATGAGCGATGCCGTCTCACACCGCAAAAACCTGAACCGAAACGCTTCGATGACGCCCAGTGAATTTGCCGCGCGCCTGGAAGCGGAAGGCATCCCCTCCGACGCGGTGCGCGCGCTGACGCGCCTCTTCGAGTCGGTCCGTTACGGCGGGCAACGATCGAATCCGAACATGGTGAGCGAAGCAGTGGCGTGTCTCACCTCCATTCTGCAACATTGCGGTGAACCGGTATGA
- a CDS encoding aldo/keto reductase, giving the protein MEYRNLGKAGVKVSAIGIGCNQFGGKVDAAGTKAVVHRALDEGINFFDTANVYSNGASEEFVGAALEGQRDRVVLATKGRFKMGEGPNDIGASRYHIMSAVEASLRRLRTDHIDLYQIHAWDESVPVAEMMRALDDLVRAGKIRYIGASQFSAWQLAHCNTFAEMMGWEQFVTIQTHYNLFERDAERELLPYCAWSNVGILPYFPLAGGLLTGKYTRGEAPPEGSRGTFSPYVKNRLTEANFDKLDALRSFAVSRGRALHDLAFGWLLSRKQIPSVIAGATTPEQVTANAATVGWKLSEEELKELQGLL; this is encoded by the coding sequence ATGGAATATCGAAATCTAGGCAAGGCGGGCGTGAAAGTATCGGCTATTGGGATCGGATGCAATCAATTCGGCGGCAAAGTGGACGCGGCTGGCACAAAAGCCGTCGTCCATCGCGCGTTGGATGAGGGCATCAATTTTTTCGACACGGCAAACGTGTACAGCAACGGCGCATCGGAGGAATTCGTCGGCGCGGCGTTGGAGGGACAAAGAGATCGAGTCGTGCTCGCCACAAAAGGACGATTCAAAATGGGCGAGGGTCCGAACGACATTGGCGCGTCGCGGTATCACATCATGAGCGCGGTCGAGGCGAGTCTGCGGAGGCTGAGAACAGACCACATTGATCTGTATCAGATTCACGCGTGGGACGAATCGGTGCCCGTCGCCGAGATGATGCGCGCGCTCGACGATCTCGTCCGCGCGGGGAAAATCCGCTACATCGGCGCGAGTCAATTTTCGGCGTGGCAGTTGGCGCATTGCAACACGTTCGCCGAGATGATGGGCTGGGAGCAATTCGTCACGATCCAAACGCACTACAATTTGTTCGAGCGCGACGCCGAGCGCGAACTCCTGCCCTATTGCGCGTGGTCGAACGTCGGCATCCTGCCATACTTCCCGCTCGCGGGCGGTCTGCTCACGGGAAAATACACGCGCGGCGAAGCGCCACCTGAGGGATCGCGCGGCACGTTCAGCCCGTACGTGAAGAATCGACTCACCGAAGCCAACTTCGACAAACTGGATGCGCTCCGCTCTTTTGCCGTCTCACGCGGACGCGCGCTTCATGACCTCGCTTTTGGCTGGTTACTCAGTCGGAAGCAGATCCCCTCCGTGATCGCTGGCGCGACAACGCCCGAGCAAGTGACGGCAAACGCGGCAACTGTTGGTTGGAAATTATCGGAGGAAGAGTTGAAAGAATTACAAGGGTTGCTGTGA
- a CDS encoding DUF309 domain-containing protein has product MTESTIDCASPLHPHAAQGLRLFNEGKYFEAHEALEVAWLEEKGKIRDLYRGILQVGVTYLHITRGNYNGAIKVHGRSVRWLKDFPPVCRGIGVEELRSDAEEAINEVMKLGEKRIGEFDLARLRPVKWEEGWGKLKQADPESNRRVYICDRCGSEMRESNCKVTCPNCGNRFDCSDLNIYFD; this is encoded by the coding sequence ATGACTGAATCAACCATCGACTGTGCCAGCCCTCTCCATCCGCATGCCGCGCAGGGATTGCGCCTCTTTAATGAAGGGAAGTACTTCGAGGCGCACGAAGCGCTGGAGGTCGCGTGGCTGGAAGAAAAGGGAAAAATCCGCGACTTGTACCGGGGAATTTTGCAGGTGGGCGTGACGTATCTGCACATCACGCGCGGGAATTACAACGGCGCGATCAAGGTGCATGGGCGGAGCGTGAGGTGGCTGAAGGATTTTCCGCCGGTCTGCCGGGGAATCGGCGTGGAGGAATTGCGGAGCGATGCGGAAGAGGCGATCAACGAAGTGATGAAGCTGGGAGAAAAGAGAATTGGAGAATTCGACCTGGCGCGGCTGAGACCTGTCAAGTGGGAGGAAGGCTGGGGGAAACTGAAGCAGGCTGACCCTGAGTCGAACCGGCGCGTCTACATCTGCGATCGGTGCGGGAGCGAAATGCGCGAGTCGAATTGCAAGGTCACTTGTCCCAATTGCGGAAACCGTTTCGATTGTTCAGACTTGAATATTTATTTCGATTGA
- a CDS encoding PIN domain-containing protein — protein MAKPNIFLDSSALVAGAISSAGAARAILLLGEFGDIVITISELVVVESERVVARKSPRSLDDLRNLIKISRVKIVRNPLPKDSRSNLYLIKDPADVPILLVAMRAGVDFLVTHNRKHFLDDPKVAENSGLRIGTPGDALAWLRENL, from the coding sequence GTGGCAAAGCCGAACATATTTCTTGACAGCAGCGCGTTGGTAGCAGGCGCCATTTCGAGCGCTGGCGCCGCCCGCGCGATATTGTTGTTAGGTGAATTCGGGGATATCGTTATAACCATTAGCGAGTTGGTTGTCGTTGAGTCTGAACGCGTTGTAGCGCGTAAATCTCCGCGCAGCCTAGATGACCTAAGAAATCTGATCAAAATCTCCAGAGTGAAGATCGTTCGCAATCCATTGCCCAAAGATTCTCGGTCGAATTTATATTTGATCAAGGACCCTGCCGATGTGCCGATTCTTCTTGTGGCTATGAGAGCCGGGGTCGATTTCCTTGTTACACATAACCGCAAACATTTCTTGGATGACCCCAAAGTGGCGGAGAACTCAGGCTTGCGGATCGGCACGCCCGGCGACGCGCTCGCGTGGCTGAGGGAGAATTTGTAA
- a CDS encoding CapA family protein: MKKFHSLCILLLLISCSPQATPSLQSPVSSSTPTSIATQKPITFTPAPGARIGESVPASLREQMQNLNLSNFILDASPFVESNPSLSEKKIQWVYALVAPFPTVTDGVTLDQLHLAWTEGKLLNGMPLLMEESTRDALTVLWDAPVAPSVRIVSTGELLDQAWSESAWAIIPFEEIQPKWKVLTIDGQSPIRKKFDLASYPLTVDFTLQTPTNSLLSNPLLSNYDPSKLTTVILTGVTALVRATAVTMEYKGVTYPGEKIRDVLREADIAHISNEIPFFTGCEFPKPDATGPLVFCSDPKYIDLLTDVGADVVELTGNHFADRGAQGMLETIDIYSQHDLPYFGGGRDLNDSLEPALFEVNGNKIAFVGCNKPDVDRFPTARDFRPGAAPCDFEYLAQKIAELKAQGYVVISTFQWNESYDSHPSPQQMADFRLMADSGASVVSGSQAHYPQMMEFYDDAFIHYGLGNLFFDQMGDQDWMPPGIRREFYDRYVIYDGKLISVELLTGILEDYSRPRLMTDDERYGFLQDYFFFSGWLNPIPTLAPTITPTLTPMVVPSMVGTPNP; the protein is encoded by the coding sequence ATGAAAAAATTTCACTCACTCTGTATTCTCCTCCTGTTAATTTCCTGCTCCCCTCAAGCAACACCGAGTCTCCAGTCCCCAGTCTCTTCATCAACACCAACGTCTATCGCAACACAAAAACCCATCACATTCACCCCCGCGCCGGGCGCGCGCATCGGCGAGTCGGTCCCCGCGTCACTGCGCGAACAAATGCAAAATTTGAACCTGTCGAATTTCATCCTCGACGCCTCGCCGTTCGTCGAATCGAATCCGTCGCTGAGCGAGAAAAAAATCCAATGGGTGTACGCGCTCGTCGCGCCGTTCCCAACTGTCACAGACGGCGTCACCCTCGACCAACTCCACCTCGCGTGGACGGAGGGCAAACTGCTTAATGGGATGCCTCTGTTGATGGAAGAATCTACACGGGACGCCTTAACCGTCCTATGGGATGCCCCAGTCGCCCCGTCGGTACGAATCGTTTCGACGGGCGAACTGCTCGACCAAGCGTGGAGCGAATCCGCCTGGGCGATCATCCCGTTTGAGGAAATCCAGCCGAAGTGGAAAGTGTTGACCATTGACGGTCAATCGCCGATCCGAAAAAAATTCGACCTCGCCTCTTATCCACTCACGGTAGACTTTACACTTCAAACGCCGACCAATTCTCTACTTTCTAATCCTCTACTCTCTAATTACGACCCATCAAAACTAACAACCGTCATCCTCACCGGCGTCACCGCCCTCGTGCGCGCCACCGCCGTGACGATGGAATACAAAGGCGTGACGTACCCCGGCGAAAAGATCCGCGATGTTCTGCGCGAAGCGGACATCGCCCACATCAGCAACGAAATTCCGTTCTTCACGGGATGCGAATTCCCCAAGCCCGACGCGACCGGCCCGCTGGTCTTTTGCAGTGACCCGAAATACATCGACCTGCTCACCGATGTCGGCGCGGACGTGGTGGAGTTGACCGGCAATCACTTTGCCGATCGCGGCGCGCAGGGGATGTTGGAAACCATCGATATTTACAGCCAGCATGATCTTCCTTATTTCGGCGGCGGCAGAGACTTGAACGATTCGCTCGAGCCTGCCCTGTTTGAAGTCAACGGCAACAAGATCGCGTTCGTGGGTTGCAATAAGCCCGATGTGGACCGCTTCCCCACCGCGCGCGATTTTCGCCCCGGCGCCGCCCCCTGCGACTTTGAGTATCTCGCGCAAAAGATCGCCGAATTGAAAGCGCAAGGCTATGTGGTGATCTCCACCTTTCAATGGAACGAAAGTTACGACTCGCACCCCAGCCCGCAACAAATGGCGGACTTCCGTTTGATGGCAGACTCCGGCGCGTCGGTCGTCAGCGGCAGTCAGGCGCATTACCCGCAAATGATGGAATTCTACGACGATGCCTTCATCCATTATGGGCTTGGAAACTTATTCTTCGACCAAATGGGCGATCAGGATTGGATGCCGCCCGGAATCCGCCGCGAATTTTACGATCGCTATGTGATCTATGACGGTAAACTCATCAGCGTGGAATTGCTGACCGGTATCCTCGAAGACTACTCGCGCCCGCGCTTGATGACGGATGATGAGCGTTATGGATTCTTGCAGGATTATTTTTTCTTCAGCGGCTGGCTGAACCCGATCCCGACTCTCGCTCCAACGATTACGCCGACGTTGACGCCCATGGTCGTTCCTTCCATGGTGGGAACGCCTAATCCGTGA
- the menC gene encoding o-succinylbenzoate synthase: protein MKLSSLTLHHISMPLVAPFETSFGRETVRECVIIELHAEGLTGWGECVASREPGYNYETTGTAWHILKDFIAPLVLGQDIQDADDFQSRVERIRGHHLAKAGVEMALWDLLGKRDGKPLKEMFGGTRDKVDVGVSIGIQESASALVKTVDSYLGQGYRRVKIKIKPGREVEETLAVRKAHPDLRLQVDANSAYTLESAQVLKKIDDLNLLLIEQPLFEDDIWDHRLLQAEFKTPICLDESVVSPRHARYALEMKACKIINIKPARVGGLSQAIAIHDHCLAQQVPVWCGGMLETGIGRASNLALASLPGFVLPGDISASDRYYHRDITNERFMLNDDSTITVPTAHGLGVTIDESALKEFSLAEITLKA from the coding sequence ATGAAACTCTCCTCCCTCACCCTCCACCACATCTCCATGCCGCTCGTCGCGCCGTTCGAGACCTCGTTCGGGCGCGAGACGGTGCGCGAGTGCGTCATCATTGAACTCCACGCCGAAGGACTGACCGGTTGGGGTGAATGTGTCGCTTCGCGCGAGCCGGGCTACAACTACGAAACGACCGGCACCGCGTGGCACATCCTCAAAGATTTCATCGCCCCGCTCGTGCTGGGACAAGACATCCAGGATGCGGACGATTTCCAATCCCGCGTCGAGCGGATTCGCGGACACCACCTCGCCAAGGCGGGAGTCGAAATGGCGTTGTGGGATCTGCTCGGTAAACGCGATGGCAAGCCGCTGAAAGAAATGTTCGGCGGCACACGCGACAAAGTGGATGTGGGAGTCTCCATCGGGATTCAAGAATCCGCATCCGCGCTGGTGAAGACGGTTGATTCGTATTTGGGTCAAGGGTATCGCCGCGTGAAGATCAAGATCAAGCCGGGGCGCGAAGTGGAAGAGACGCTCGCCGTCCGCAAGGCGCACCCCGACTTGCGCTTGCAAGTGGACGCCAATTCCGCGTACACGCTTGAGTCCGCGCAGGTGTTGAAGAAGATTGACGACCTGAACCTGCTGTTGATCGAACAGCCGCTCTTCGAAGACGACATTTGGGATCATCGCCTCCTGCAAGCCGAATTCAAAACGCCGATCTGTTTGGATGAAAGCGTGGTCTCGCCGCGCCATGCGCGTTACGCGCTGGAGATGAAAGCCTGCAAGATCATCAACATCAAGCCCGCCCGCGTCGGCGGGTTGAGTCAAGCCATCGCGATTCACGATCACTGCCTCGCTCAACAAGTCCCTGTGTGGTGCGGGGGGATGCTCGAAACGGGAATCGGGCGCGCCTCGAATCTCGCGCTCGCGTCTCTGCCGGGCTTCGTCCTGCCCGGCGACATCTCCGCTTCGGATCGCTACTATCACCGCGACATCACGAACGAACGATTTATGCTGAACGACGACAGCACGATCACCGTCCCAACCGCTCACGGCTTGGGCGTGACGATTGACGAATCCGCGCTGAAAGAATTTTCGCTGGCTGAAATTACATTGAAGGCATGA
- a CDS encoding transposase, producing the protein MNNRNLTFKPYAMEQLSLLPPSLEELIPEKHLVRVVNRVVDELDIEPLLAKYKGGGTSSYHPRMMLKVIVYAYTQKIYSSRKIEKALWENIGFMWISGGNRPFTRSTTFGATR; encoded by the coding sequence ATGAACAACCGAAACCTCACCTTCAAGCCGTACGCAATGGAGCAGTTGAGTCTGCTGCCGCCGAGTTTGGAAGAATTAATCCCTGAAAAACATCTGGTACGGGTGGTCAATCGCGTCGTGGATGAGCTGGACATCGAGCCGCTTTTAGCAAAATACAAAGGGGGCGGGACGAGCAGTTATCATCCGCGCATGATGTTGAAGGTGATTGTGTATGCCTACACCCAGAAGATCTATTCGTCGCGGAAGATCGAAAAAGCGCTGTGGGAGAATATTGGCTTCATGTGGATCAGCGGGGGCAACCGGCCTTTCACACGATCAACAACTTTCGGAGCGACACGTTGA
- a CDS encoding GNAT family N-acetyltransferase translates to MFTIKTLSASDLPLLLNIADDVFDNPVNESFAREFLADPRHHIVVALVGGVVIGFASAVHYIHPDKPPELWINEVGVADSHQGKGIGKAIMNEMLNLGKGLGCVNAWVLTDKNNVAANGLYKSVGGSISDEETVMYEFDVVGVQNNSRL, encoded by the coding sequence ATGTTCACCATAAAAACTTTATCTGCCTCCGACCTGCCTCTTTTGCTCAATATCGCGGACGATGTCTTTGACAATCCCGTGAACGAATCTTTCGCGCGCGAATTTCTCGCAGACCCGCGCCATCACATCGTCGTCGCGTTGGTTGGCGGTGTTGTGATCGGGTTTGCCTCTGCCGTCCATTACATTCATCCCGACAAGCCGCCTGAATTGTGGATCAACGAAGTCGGCGTCGCGGATTCGCATCAGGGCAAAGGAATCGGCAAAGCGATCATGAATGAGATGCTGAACTTGGGGAAAGGACTCGGCTGTGTCAACGCGTGGGTGTTGACCGACAAGAATAATGTTGCCGCGAACGGATTGTATAAGTCGGTGGGCGGAAGCATTTCCGATGAAGAGACTGTAATGTATGAGTTTGATGTGGTTGGCGTTCAGAACAATTCGAGACTATAA
- a CDS encoding transposase, whose protein sequence is MTAEKVKRKAAEINAQLKEKPLTPEQKKAMKKLEQEDVPRLEKYEEQERILAGRNSYSKTDPQASSLRMKEDRAARKPLARPAYNVQIGTEGQFVVGYSLHQQADDTSCFIPHMQQQQFPQGKQFKNVSGDAGYGSEENYAYLEKHGMGNYLKYNTFHQEQHPPRKPELLEKMRFKSTCFPYDQDKDQFVCPAHHRMVYIETKPYQSKNGFLSERRVYECLECAACPLKPKCTKAKGNRQMQVGFELRRYRQQAKDNLLSEQGMACVNYEALNPKRSSGT, encoded by the coding sequence TTGACGGCCGAGAAGGTGAAGCGGAAAGCGGCGGAGATCAACGCCCAGTTGAAGGAAAAGCCGCTGACGCCGGAACAGAAAAAGGCAATGAAGAAATTGGAGCAGGAGGATGTGCCGCGTTTGGAGAAGTACGAAGAGCAAGAACGCATTCTGGCGGGACGCAACAGCTATTCGAAAACCGACCCGCAGGCCAGCAGTCTGCGCATGAAGGAAGACCGGGCGGCGCGCAAGCCGCTGGCGCGCCCGGCTTATAACGTGCAAATAGGAACCGAAGGACAGTTTGTGGTGGGCTATAGCCTCCACCAACAAGCCGACGATACCAGTTGCTTCATTCCCCATATGCAACAACAGCAGTTTCCGCAGGGCAAACAATTCAAAAACGTGTCTGGCGACGCAGGCTACGGCAGCGAAGAAAACTATGCCTATTTGGAAAAGCACGGCATGGGGAACTACCTCAAATACAACACCTTCCACCAGGAGCAACACCCGCCGCGCAAACCCGAACTGCTTGAGAAGATGCGCTTCAAGTCAACCTGCTTTCCCTACGATCAGGACAAGGATCAGTTCGTGTGTCCCGCCCACCATCGCATGGTCTATATCGAAACCAAACCCTACCAATCCAAAAACGGCTTCTTATCTGAACGGCGGGTTTATGAATGTTTGGAGTGTGCCGCCTGCCCTCTCAAACCCAAATGCACCAAAGCCAAAGGCAATCGCCAAATGCAAGTCGGATTTGAACTCCGCCGCTATCGTCAGCAAGCCAAAGACAACCTGCTTTCCGAGCAGGGTATGGCCTGCGTAAATTACGAAGCATTGAACCCGAAACGGTCTTCGGGGACGTGA
- a CDS encoding MoxR family ATPase codes for MMMASVLAGGHMLLEDFPGLGKTLIARSFAKALGLDFKRIQFTPDLLPGDITGGYIFNRVKNKFELRKGPVFANIVLADEINRASPKTQSALLEAMQEGHVTIDGESLPLPEPFLVLATQNPIEYEGTFPLPEAQLDRFMLKLTVGHPTLEEEKLILQRRRERKQDEVELREIAKAKQVLELREAVESVHVDADLESYIATLVHATRIDRRVAVGASPRGSLAFLKMARANAALDGRDFIIPDDIKRYATPILTHRVILQPEYWMSRSVGDDVIRDALEKTPVPVNK; via the coding sequence ATGATGATGGCGTCTGTGCTGGCAGGCGGGCACATGCTTCTCGAAGATTTTCCCGGGCTTGGCAAAACGCTCATCGCGCGCAGTTTCGCCAAAGCGCTTGGGCTGGATTTTAAGCGCATCCAATTTACGCCAGACCTTCTGCCCGGCGACATCACGGGCGGGTACATCTTCAACCGCGTCAAAAATAAATTCGAACTCCGCAAGGGGCCGGTGTTCGCCAACATCGTCCTTGCCGACGAGATCAACCGCGCCTCGCCAAAGACACAGTCCGCGTTGCTCGAAGCCATGCAGGAGGGACACGTGACCATCGACGGCGAATCCCTGCCCCTGCCGGAGCCGTTCCTCGTGCTTGCCACGCAAAACCCCATCGAATATGAGGGGACCTTCCCGCTCCCCGAAGCGCAACTCGATCGCTTCATGTTGAAACTCACGGTGGGTCATCCCACGCTCGAAGAGGAGAAATTGATCTTGCAACGGCGGCGCGAACGCAAACAAGATGAAGTGGAGTTGCGCGAGATCGCCAAAGCAAAACAAGTACTGGAACTAAGAGAAGCGGTCGAGTCGGTTCACGTGGACGCCGATCTTGAAAGTTATATCGCAACGCTTGTTCATGCCACACGCATCGACCGCCGCGTGGCAGTGGGAGCCAGCCCACGCGGGTCGCTGGCTTTTCTCAAAATGGCGCGCGCCAATGCCGCGCTCGATGGGCGCGACTTTATCATCCCCGACGATATCAAACGTTACGCCACGCCCATCCTCACCCACCGCGTGATCCTCCAACCCGAATATTGGATGTCGCGCTCGGTCGGCGACGACGTAATCCGCGACGCGCTCGAGAAGACACCGGTGCCGGTAAACAAGTAG
- a CDS encoding DUF58 domain-containing protein, protein MAGIATVRGEFIALAIPFVIYLLAGFLFSPNEIKLEATRHLSAERASPGAEVTVTVTVVNRGASLDEVLIEDFLPADLTLRFGHTGHLIRLRKDSSFTFRYRVAGPRGGYGFDSVRAQVNDFLRVTSRTVELEAQAELFVFPPVIRLRHVAIRPRRTRVYAGTIPARVGGSGTEFFGVREYQPGDSPRAINWRASAHHADADALYANEFQQERAADVGIILDGRLRTNEFARGHSLFEYSAQAAAALSDALLAQGNRVGLLVYAAFLRWTIPGYGKLQREKILFSLAHARPGGSNVFAGLEHLPTRLFPPESQIILVSPLHEDDLSPLVQLRARGYQALVVCPNPVKFELSYLPKNKHVELAARVIRMERALLLQKIQRAGIQVLDWDVSEPFDQVVKRKLSRPPAWVRAVGR, encoded by the coding sequence ATGGCGGGCATCGCCACCGTGCGCGGCGAGTTCATCGCGCTTGCGATTCCTTTTGTGATCTATCTGCTCGCGGGATTTTTATTTTCTCCCAACGAGATCAAGCTCGAAGCGACGCGGCATCTCAGCGCGGAGCGCGCATCGCCCGGCGCGGAAGTCACAGTAACGGTGACGGTCGTCAATCGCGGCGCATCCCTCGACGAGGTGTTGATCGAAGATTTTTTACCGGCGGATTTAACCCTCCGTTTCGGGCATACGGGACATCTGATTCGCCTGCGGAAAGATTCATCGTTCACGTTCAGGTATCGCGTGGCGGGACCGCGCGGGGGCTACGGGTTTGACTCGGTGCGGGCGCAGGTCAACGATTTCCTACGGGTGACCAGCCGCACGGTCGAATTAGAAGCGCAGGCGGAGTTGTTCGTCTTCCCGCCGGTGATTCGTCTCCGTCACGTGGCGATTCGTCCGCGTCGGACGAGAGTCTACGCTGGGACAATTCCCGCGCGGGTGGGCGGCTCAGGCACGGAATTCTTCGGCGTCCGCGAGTATCAACCCGGCGACTCTCCGCGCGCCATCAACTGGCGGGCAAGCGCGCATCACGCGGATGCGGACGCGCTGTACGCCAATGAATTTCAGCAGGAACGCGCCGCCGATGTGGGCATCATTTTGGATGGGCGTTTGCGAACGAACGAGTTTGCTCGCGGGCATTCGTTGTTTGAATATTCGGCGCAAGCGGCGGCGGCGTTGAGCGATGCCCTGCTTGCGCAAGGCAACCGCGTGGGCTTGCTGGTATACGCCGCCTTCCTGCGTTGGACGATCCCGGGCTACGGGAAACTTCAACGCGAGAAGATTTTGTTTTCACTGGCGCATGCGCGTCCCGGCGGCAGTAATGTGTTTGCGGGTCTCGAGCATTTGCCGACGCGCTTGTTCCCGCCCGAGTCGCAGATCATTCTGGTCTCGCCATTGCACGAGGATGATTTGAGTCCATTGGTGCAGTTGCGCGCGCGGGGGTATCAGGCGCTGGTCGTCTGCCCGAACCCGGTGAAGTTTGAACTCTCGTACCTGCCGAAGAATAAACATGTGGAACTCGCCGCCCGTGTCATCCGCATGGAACGCGCGTTGCTACTGCAAAAAATTCAGCGCGCAGGGATTCAAGTATTGGATTGGGACGTGTCTGAACCGTTCGATCAAGTTGTGAAGCGAAAATTATCGCGCCCGCCTGCGTGGGTGCGCGCTGTTGGAAGGTAG